A portion of the Avibacterium sp. 20-132 genome contains these proteins:
- a CDS encoding beta-ketoacyl-ACP synthase III, translating to MSQLSEVYINSVASFLPNNPVTNHQMEAVLGMVGDVPSRVRNMILRSNAIRTRYYAIDPQTRQATHSSTELAVCAIEKLVAQGVDINQLDCLACGTSYPDQIMPGQGVMVHGLIPNAPACEVLTTAGVCVAGMAAMKHAYNGIRTGEHQNAIAVASEAASAVMRSENFRPEINQKQLDNAKPEIGFEKDFLRWMLSDGAGAAQLSHRPNPTGISFKIHWIDLVSYANEMPVCMYAGAEIDNGKFVSWKTVDSQYRDKHSLMAIKQDVKLLNENIVKYTVEKALIRLIDKYQLRAENIDYFLPHYSSGFFRNKLSEGLQHIQFDIPQEKWFTNLAEKGNTGSASIYIILEEFMRTFPLKNGQKVLCYIPESGRFSSCFMLLEVVNGAE from the coding sequence ATGTCGCAACTTTCTGAGGTTTATATTAATTCAGTGGCAAGTTTTTTGCCAAATAATCCTGTTACCAATCATCAAATGGAAGCCGTATTGGGAATGGTCGGTGATGTTCCTTCCCGTGTTCGCAATATGATTTTACGCTCAAATGCGATTCGCACGCGTTATTACGCCATTGACCCACAAACACGGCAAGCCACGCACAGCAGCACAGAACTTGCAGTCTGTGCTATTGAAAAATTAGTGGCGCAAGGCGTGGATATAAATCAGCTTGACTGTTTAGCCTGTGGCACCTCTTATCCTGATCAAATTATGCCGGGACAAGGGGTAATGGTTCACGGCTTAATTCCCAATGCGCCAGCTTGCGAAGTGCTAACTACCGCAGGCGTTTGCGTGGCGGGAATGGCAGCGATGAAACACGCCTATAATGGGATTCGCACAGGGGAACATCAAAATGCGATTGCGGTGGCATCTGAAGCCGCCTCAGCAGTAATGCGCAGCGAAAATTTCCGTCCTGAGATTAATCAAAAACAACTTGATAATGCAAAACCTGAAATTGGTTTTGAAAAAGATTTTTTACGCTGGATGCTTTCAGACGGCGCAGGAGCAGCACAATTAAGCCATCGCCCAAATCCAACAGGCATTAGTTTTAAAATTCATTGGATTGATCTCGTCTCTTACGCCAATGAAATGCCTGTGTGTATGTACGCAGGCGCAGAAATCGACAATGGCAAGTTTGTTAGCTGGAAGACGGTAGATAGCCAATATCGCGACAAACACAGCCTAATGGCAATTAAACAAGATGTAAAATTGCTCAACGAAAATATTGTGAAATATACCGTCGAAAAAGCCTTAATTCGCTTAATCGACAAATATCAACTCCGTGCTGAAAATATTGATTATTTCTTACCGCACTATTCTTCGGGCTTTTTTCGTAACAAATTATCGGAAGGTTTACAACATATTCAGTTTGATATTCCACAAGAAAAATGGTTTACCAACCTTGCCGAAAAAGGAAACACAGGATCGGCGTCTATTTACATTATTTTAGAAGAATTTATGCGCACTTTCCCACTCAAAAATGGTCAGAAAGTGTTATGTTATATCCCCGAGAGCGGTCGTTTTTCCTCTTGTTTTATGTTGCTTGAGGTGGTGAATGGAGCTGAATGA
- a CDS encoding virulence RhuM family protein, with translation MKENSIIIYTTEDGLSQFTLRELGSQLWLNQLEIAELYQTTKQNISKHIKAIFDESEFDENSTVNFQLTVQNEGRREIKRQIAYYPLPLIIAIGYRVRSTRGTQFRQWATRTLGEYIEKGFVLDEVRLKNPPIGANQANDYFDLLLEKIRDIRASERRMYLRVREIFTLAADYQPSFKETTQFFQKIQNKLHFACTNKTAAEIIFQRANAELPNMGLTNFSGIGVVKKDITVAKNYLNEQEITALNRIVSMWLDFAEDQANRKKQFFLKDWEEQLDRFLEFNDRNVLRDQGSISKKQAEEKALLEYDKYAQKRCLEKEKLGEIYIKELLNIKK, from the coding sequence ATGAAAGAAAACAGTATTATAATCTATACGACCGAAGACGGTTTATCTCAATTCACCTTACGCGAATTAGGTTCTCAACTTTGGTTAAATCAGTTGGAAATTGCAGAGCTTTATCAAACTACAAAGCAGAATATCAGTAAACATATTAAAGCTATTTTTGATGAAAGTGAATTTGATGAAAATTCAACCGTCAACTTTCAGTTGACAGTTCAAAATGAAGGCAGGAGAGAGATTAAACGCCAAATCGCTTACTATCCTTTACCTTTAATTATTGCCATTGGTTATCGTGTCCGGTCAACGCGTGGTACTCAATTTCGCCAATGGGCAACTCGCACGTTGGGCGAATATATAGAAAAAGGGTTTGTGTTAGATGAAGTACGATTAAAAAATCCACCTATTGGTGCTAATCAAGCCAATGACTATTTTGATCTGCTCTTAGAAAAAATCCGAGATATTCGAGCAAGTGAACGCCGAATGTATTTACGAGTGCGTGAAATTTTCACTTTAGCGGCAGATTATCAACCCTCTTTTAAAGAAACAACGCAATTTTTCCAAAAAATTCAAAACAAACTTCATTTTGCTTGTACTAATAAAACAGCAGCAGAAATCATTTTTCAACGAGCAAATGCAGAATTACCTAATATGGGATTGACAAATTTTAGTGGTATCGGTGTAGTAAAAAAAGATATTACAGTAGCTAAAAATTATCTTAATGAACAAGAAATTACAGCATTAAATCGGATTGTTTCAATGTGGCTAGATTTTGCAGAAGATCAAGCAAACCGAAAAAAACAGTTTTTCTTAAAAGATTGGGAAGAACAATTAGATCGTTTTCTTGAATTTAACGATAGAAATGTATTGAGAGATCAAGGTTCAATCAGTAAAAAACAAGCAGAGGAAAAAGCACTTCTTGAATATGACAAATATGCACAAAAACGCTGTTTAGAAAAAGAAAAATTAGGTGAAATTTATATCAAAGAACTTTTAAATATTAAAAAATGA
- a CDS encoding BtrH N-terminal domain-containing protein: MNNNFSHQHTAHCESGVMSTLLKSQGVNFNEAMVFGLASALTFVYIPLIKISGMPLISYRMPPGAMLKKVSKVLKGKLALKRFRSPQQGQQALDKALAQGKLVGLQTSVFWLPYFPPEMRFHFNAHNLLVYGKQENEYLISDPVFEQVQRCAVQDLQRARFAKGALAAKGLMYYWKTSPNLTALDLPTILRKAIRKNAKQMLAPFWFVGVRGMFSLAKQIEKFAHSKQSEKYKKLFLGHIVRMQEEIGTGGAGFRYIYAYFLEQAAEICQEPNFKQASQQMTEIGDQWRQFASLCVKQCRQPSVEGYQEIAKFLNAVAEKEATLWRMLKNQ, from the coding sequence ATGAACAATAACTTTTCCCACCAACACACTGCCCATTGCGAAAGTGGCGTGATGTCCACCTTACTCAAATCGCAAGGGGTTAATTTCAATGAAGCGATGGTATTTGGCTTGGCATCGGCATTGACCTTTGTTTATATTCCACTCATCAAAATTAGCGGAATGCCGTTAATTTCTTATCGAATGCCACCGGGGGCAATGCTTAAAAAAGTGTCAAAAGTATTAAAAGGAAAACTTGCGTTAAAACGATTTCGTTCACCACAACAAGGGCAACAAGCCTTGGATAAGGCTTTAGCGCAAGGAAAACTGGTGGGACTGCAAACTTCAGTGTTTTGGCTGCCTTATTTTCCGCCCGAAATGCGTTTTCATTTTAATGCACATAATTTGTTAGTTTATGGCAAACAGGAGAACGAATATTTAATTAGCGATCCTGTCTTTGAGCAAGTACAGCGCTGTGCGGTACAAGATTTACAACGCGCACGTTTCGCAAAAGGCGCATTAGCGGCAAAAGGGTTAATGTATTATTGGAAAACTTCGCCAAATTTGACCGCACTTGATTTACCCACCATATTGAGAAAAGCGATTCGCAAAAATGCCAAACAAATGCTCGCACCGTTTTGGTTTGTTGGCGTGCGCGGAATGTTTTCTCTTGCAAAACAAATCGAAAAATTTGCTCACAGTAAACAAAGTGAAAAATACAAAAAACTCTTCCTTGGTCACATCGTGCGAATGCAAGAAGAAATTGGCACAGGTGGCGCGGGCTTTCGCTATATTTATGCCTATTTCCTAGAGCAAGCGGCAGAAATCTGCCAAGAGCCAAACTTTAAACAAGCTTCACAACAAATGACAGAAATTGGTGATCAATGGCGACAATTTGCCAGCCTTTGCGTGAAGCAATGCCGGCAGCCGAGTGTTGAAGGTTATCAAGAAATTGCCAAGTTTTTGAACGCTGTTGCCGAAAAAGAAGCCACGTTATGGCGTATGTTAAAAAATCAATAG
- a CDS encoding Fic family protein: MLNWIDIEEMLTSGNLYTEREWLEYKEAKNDIPKTIWETYSAFANQSGGFIILGVSEKEGLHISGVTNAEKIQDLIFTQSRSKEKVSTALLSNENVRCFTIKGKQVIVIYVPKAEEADRPIHLNQDLRRSYIRLKAGDHKLNDEQLRSMIANSTSKNRDGKIIPHSNLDYLNINTLNKYRNLLKAQKDSEPLLLRSDEELFERIGAIAIDPETGQSGVTFAGLLLFGKGHIIKNYLKHFFFEYYETSEQNSRYDLRITDFDIEEGNLLEFYWKIAPLLTSLGKDTHFKLDNLTRTEENEITKSLREALVNAIAHADYFNDSRHLKIVKTQNQISFENAGTMLVDIQHAIVGNRSECRNGTIHNILRRVGLCERQGQGVKDIFQNWQNYYFTTPKLESQIDYTRLTLTFQDGEIIKWEETLADHFGARFTQLKQKVKDCLLYIAINGQQANHKQIVEAIPQYTGREITLALSQLKNKGFLVVEGVKRNELIYRLVNFNEVKTQSKSDYTMISTKQENLGSLLNKASEDIKVVQPSINHKESDKESDKESDKESDKESDKVKQLLAVLGNEYQSAKQLMEILGISHRVNFGKRYLNPALYLGLIEMKYPDNPKHRNQKYRKRK, from the coding sequence ATGCTAAATTGGATTGATATTGAAGAGATGCTTACCTCTGGTAATTTATATACTGAGCGAGAATGGCTGGAATATAAAGAGGCTAAAAATGATATTCCCAAAACAATCTGGGAAACCTATTCAGCTTTTGCAAACCAATCTGGTGGTTTTATCATACTCGGTGTATCAGAAAAAGAGGGACTGCATATCTCAGGTGTTACAAATGCTGAAAAAATCCAAGACCTTATTTTTACGCAATCTCGTAGTAAAGAAAAAGTAAGCACTGCTTTATTATCTAATGAGAATGTGCGTTGCTTTACGATTAAAGGTAAACAAGTCATCGTAATTTATGTACCAAAAGCAGAAGAAGCGGATCGCCCAATTCATTTGAATCAAGATCTTCGTCGTTCTTATATTCGTCTAAAAGCAGGCGATCATAAATTAAATGATGAACAATTACGTTCAATGATTGCAAATTCTACTAGTAAGAATCGTGACGGAAAAATTATTCCTCATAGTAACTTAGATTATCTAAACATAAATACCTTAAATAAATATCGTAATTTACTTAAAGCACAAAAAGATTCTGAACCACTACTCTTACGATCTGATGAGGAGCTATTCGAACGCATTGGTGCAATAGCAATAGATCCTGAAACAGGGCAAAGCGGCGTTACTTTTGCCGGTTTACTGTTGTTTGGTAAAGGGCATATTATCAAAAATTACCTTAAACACTTTTTCTTTGAATATTACGAAACCAGTGAGCAAAATAGCCGCTATGATTTACGCATTACGGATTTCGATATAGAAGAAGGAAATCTACTTGAATTCTATTGGAAGATTGCCCCTCTTTTGACCTCTTTAGGCAAAGATACCCATTTTAAACTTGATAACCTTACTCGAACTGAAGAAAATGAAATCACTAAATCATTACGCGAAGCCTTGGTCAATGCTATTGCTCATGCAGATTATTTTAATGACAGCCGACATTTAAAGATTGTAAAAACACAAAATCAAATTAGTTTTGAAAATGCAGGAACTATGCTAGTTGATATTCAACACGCTATTGTGGGCAATCGTTCAGAATGTAGGAATGGCACAATTCATAATATCTTACGTCGTGTGGGTTTATGTGAGCGCCAAGGACAGGGAGTGAAAGATATCTTTCAAAATTGGCAAAATTACTATTTCACCACCCCTAAATTAGAAAGCCAAATTGATTACACAAGATTAACCTTAACATTTCAAGATGGTGAAATTATAAAATGGGAAGAAACGTTAGCAGATCACTTTGGCGCTCGCTTTACACAATTAAAGCAAAAAGTGAAAGACTGTTTGTTATATATTGCTATCAATGGACAGCAAGCAAATCATAAACAAATTGTTGAAGCCATTCCTCAATATACAGGACGTGAAATTACCCTTGCTTTATCTCAGCTTAAAAATAAAGGGTTCTTGGTTGTTGAGGGTGTAAAACGTAATGAGTTAATTTATCGACTTGTTAATTTTAATGAAGTCAAAACTCAATCAAAATCTGATTACACGATGATTTCAACTAAGCAAGAAAATCTTGGATCCTTATTAAACAAGGCTTCAGAAGATATAAAAGTAGTACAGCCAAGCATAAATCATAAAGAAAGTGATAAAGAAAGTGATAAAGAAAGTGATAAAGAAAGTGATAAAGAAAGTGATAAAGTAAAACAATTACTCGCTGTACTAGGGAACGAATATCAAAGTGCAAAACAATTGATGGAAATACTTGGTATCTCCCACAGAGTGAATTTTGGCAAACGCTATTTAAACCCTGCACTATATCTTGGTTTAATCGAAATGAAATACCCTGATAACCCTAAACATCGTAATCAAAAATACCGAAAAAGAAAGTAA
- a CDS encoding ABC transporter ATP-binding protein, with amino-acid sequence MIDIDKLSHQYADGSNFALNNINLHITHGSAIGLLGPNGAGKTTLMSLLCGLQAVQQGQIYFEGVPFHKLSKQQRHQLSLVPQDFAFYPLLTVWENLKFFAALYHINDKNWLTELLEKVGLTSYKSKLAKHLSGGLKRRLNFAIGLINRPKVIFLDEITVGIDPQSRQFILNSVAELTQQGITVIYTSHYLQEIEQLCDQLVLLNEGKLIYQGEIKGMLAEGQSLEHFYLDFLQQAGNKC; translated from the coding sequence ATGATTGATATTGATAAACTCAGCCATCAATACGCTGATGGCTCAAATTTCGCTTTAAATAACATAAATCTTCACATTACACACGGCTCAGCAATCGGTTTGCTTGGTCCTAACGGCGCTGGGAAGACAACACTGATGTCTTTACTTTGTGGGTTGCAAGCGGTGCAGCAAGGGCAGATTTATTTTGAGGGTGTGCCATTTCACAAATTGAGCAAACAACAGCGCCATCAACTTTCTTTAGTGCCACAGGATTTTGCATTTTATCCTTTATTAACGGTATGGGAAAATTTAAAATTTTTCGCCGCACTTTATCATATCAATGATAAAAACTGGCTCACTGAATTATTAGAAAAAGTCGGGCTAACTTCTTATAAATCTAAATTAGCAAAACATTTATCAGGCGGATTAAAACGCCGCTTAAATTTTGCTATTGGTCTAATTAATCGTCCAAAAGTGATTTTTTTAGATGAAATCACCGTAGGTATTGATCCTCAATCCCGCCAATTTATTTTAAATTCCGTAGCAGAATTAACTCAGCAAGGCATCACGGTAATTTATACTTCGCATTATCTGCAAGAAATTGAACAATTATGCGATCAATTAGTTTTACTCAATGAAGGTAAACTCATTTATCAAGGAGAAATAAAGGGAATGCTTGCTGAAGGGCAAAGTCTTGAGCATTTTTATTTGGATTTTTTACAACAAGCGGGGAACAAATGCTAA
- a CDS encoding ABC transporter permease, giving the protein MLIAAMFKELRLLSRDLHGVAVLFIMPILFMLIMSAALSSENELGNRGEILLLGTPNDPLNDGFFTALQQEELLVKQGNIAQLEIYQQDLLQEKFALIVVNPNQDKNVLKEEQPLQLWLNPCVDRAWLLGVKGILQKHYSQQRLERYSKDNHIVLKHNQRNPVKRIQQEVNQALDKKFDEINTYLAQERWQEIYLNRQGKTVNQPNAVQHSVPAWLIFGMFFIMIPLSNVMAMERQTNTLTRLRLARASSLRLILAKLVPYFLINQCQFIGMIALGYWVLPMLAMPAFSLNGEWWYYAVLSAAVSLSALGYGLLISVIARTTEQAVVLGGGGIIIMAAIGGIMVPTYVMPDMMQEIAQFSPMGWALTAFQQLLLNQATLMQIQPELWLLTGFGAVMLFIAVLIYAHQLKTQARF; this is encoded by the coding sequence ATGCTAATTGCTGCAATGTTCAAAGAATTACGCCTATTAAGCCGCGATCTGCACGGTGTAGCAGTGTTATTTATTATGCCGATTTTATTTATGTTGATTATGTCAGCCGCACTCAGCAGTGAAAATGAACTAGGTAATCGTGGCGAAATTTTGCTGCTTGGTACGCCAAATGATCCCCTAAATGATGGATTTTTTACCGCACTACAACAAGAGGAACTGCTCGTAAAACAAGGAAATATCGCTCAATTAGAGATATATCAACAAGATTTACTACAAGAAAAATTTGCGTTGATTGTAGTAAATCCCAATCAAGATAAAAATGTGCTAAAAGAAGAACAGCCTTTACAACTTTGGCTTAATCCCTGTGTGGATCGGGCGTGGTTGCTTGGCGTTAAAGGCATCCTGCAAAAGCATTACAGCCAGCAACGACTTGAGCGTTATTCCAAAGATAATCACATTGTATTGAAACACAATCAACGCAATCCAGTAAAACGCATTCAGCAAGAAGTCAATCAAGCATTAGATAAAAAATTCGATGAAATTAATACTTATTTAGCACAAGAGCGCTGGCAGGAAATTTATCTTAATCGCCAAGGGAAAACGGTCAATCAGCCCAATGCCGTGCAACATAGCGTACCTGCGTGGTTAATTTTTGGGATGTTTTTTATTATGATCCCCCTTTCCAACGTAATGGCGATGGAGCGACAGACCAACACGCTCACACGTTTACGTTTAGCAAGAGCCTCAAGTCTGAGGCTGATTTTAGCAAAATTAGTGCCGTATTTTTTGATCAATCAATGCCAATTTATTGGAATGATCGCCTTAGGCTATTGGGTGCTACCAATGCTTGCTATGCCTGCGTTTAGCTTAAATGGTGAATGGTGGTATTATGCGGTGCTGTCGGCTGCGGTAAGCCTTTCTGCGCTAGGCTATGGTTTATTAATTAGTGTGATTGCGCGCACAACTGAACAGGCTGTGGTGCTAGGAGGCGGTGGCATTATCATTATGGCTGCCATTGGTGGCATTATGGTGCCAACTTATGTAATGCCTGATATGATGCAAGAAATCGCCCAATTTTCACCAATGGGTTGGGCATTAACGGCATTTCAGCAACTATTATTAAATCAGGCTACGTTAATGCAAATTCAGCCTGAACTTTGGCTTTTAACGGGTTTTGGTGCTGTGATGCTCTTCATCGCCGTGCTGATTTACGCCCATCAACTCAAAACACAAGCGAGATTTTAA
- a CDS encoding acyl carrier protein — protein sequence MSYIFTLSQPELEQQLKNLIVQESDKMDIDPSAISDDEPLFGEQSRIQLDSLDALQIAVALQAHFKVRLNGDRMVRKHMMNIRDLAQFIRHQHS from the coding sequence ATGAGCTATATTTTTACTCTCAGCCAACCTGAACTAGAACAACAACTGAAAAACTTGATCGTGCAAGAAAGCGATAAAATGGACATCGATCCCAGCGCGATCAGCGATGATGAGCCATTATTTGGTGAACAAAGCCGTATCCAGTTAGATTCTCTAGATGCGCTACAAATTGCGGTGGCACTACAAGCTCACTTTAAAGTGAGGTTAAATGGCGACCGAATGGTGCGTAAACATATGATGAATATTCGTGATTTAGCCCAATTTATCCGTCACCAGCATTCTTAA
- a CDS encoding beta-ketoacyl synthase N-terminal-like domain-containing protein has translation MPKVYLTAASQQNAQTAKLNPWQQSSMLGQNQHLPYFRAFEQPLLNFNQLCTYLEQHIDKVLTQRGWQADTLQNTPILLGSTAYLMSDCEFRWHNNQPLPQEYSLALIAERLKTRYQTSVFSVATSCTSSAQAIGYAYQMIEQGQCERALVVGFEMFNRLTFEHFNAMHLLADDLPYQPFEQHNGIILGEGIACVALENQPNPEKKLEISAITTITDHHNLTNSSAEALTQLIENCLHKAGLQSHQLAGIKVHAVGGNSDEMEIAFLQQQFPSIPCLLAKPYLGHSLGASGAMETAWLWQQLQQDKTNYLTITPQGAIEKQTQPLSTGYYLNYFLGFGGSNIAWILHWQGKE, from the coding sequence ATGCCGAAAGTTTATCTCACCGCAGCGAGCCAACAAAATGCACAAACTGCTAAGCTTAATCCTTGGCAGCAATCTTCAATGCTTGGGCAAAACCAGCATTTGCCTTATTTTCGTGCTTTTGAGCAACCTTTGCTGAATTTCAATCAACTCTGCACTTATTTAGAACAGCATATTGACAAGGTATTAACGCAACGCGGTTGGCAAGCCGATACACTGCAAAATACCCCCATTCTTTTAGGCTCAACGGCGTATTTAATGAGTGATTGCGAATTTCGTTGGCATAATAATCAGCCTTTGCCGCAAGAATACAGCCTAGCGCTTATCGCAGAACGTTTAAAAACACGCTATCAAACGTCTGTTTTCAGCGTTGCGACCTCTTGCACTTCCTCTGCACAAGCAATCGGCTATGCTTATCAAATGATTGAGCAAGGGCAATGTGAGCGTGCTTTGGTGGTTGGTTTTGAAATGTTTAACCGCTTAACCTTTGAACATTTCAATGCAATGCACTTATTGGCAGACGATTTGCCCTATCAACCTTTTGAACAACATAACGGTATTATTTTAGGGGAAGGAATCGCTTGCGTGGCATTGGAAAATCAACCAAATCCAGAGAAAAAACTAGAAATTTCTGCCATCACTACGATTACGGATCACCATAATCTAACCAATAGCTCCGCAGAGGCATTGACTCAACTGATTGAAAATTGTTTGCATAAAGCAGGATTACAATCTCATCAACTAGCTGGCATTAAAGTTCACGCTGTGGGCGGAAACAGCGATGAAATGGAAATCGCGTTTTTGCAACAACAGTTTCCGAGCATTCCTTGCTTATTAGCCAAACCGTACCTGGGACATAGTTTAGGCGCAAGTGGTGCAATGGAAACTGCGTGGCTTTGGCAACAATTACAGCAAGATAAAACAAATTACTTAACCATCACCCCACAAGGGGCAATAGAAAAGCAAACGCAACCGCTTTCTACCGGCTATTATTTGAACTACTTTTTAGGCTTTGGTGGCAGTAATATTGCTTGGATTCTTCACTGGCAAGGAAAAGAGTAA
- a CDS encoding DHA2 family efflux MFS transporter permease subunit, whose amino-acid sequence MTETKNYTGLAWIAAVAFFMQTLDATILNTALPTISRSLNESPLNMQLAIISYALTVALFIPLSGWAADKFGTRKVFRSAIGIFVLGSVVCALSHSLPQLIFARILQGAGGALMMPVARLAIIRSVPKNQLLNAWNIMAMAGLIGPILGPVLGGLIVTYMTWHWIFLINIPIGLAGIFLAGSYMPNMKGQVGRLDKAGFMLFAGGLVGLTLGLDLVAEHFTATWIAFLVLIVGILFLASYYLYAKRVHNPLMPLSLFHIRTFRLGFIANLFIRLCGSGVPFLLPLMLQVVFHYSAEAAGWLMVPIAVSSMAFKPLIRGILSRFGYKKTLISTAIVMTLVIAVMSLLQRHTPIWQMVLILLAYGGCMSVSFTAINTLTIGDLSDSNASAGSTMLSVIQQVGIGIGIAVSSVMLNVYRNVLGESAEQLQQAFSFTFLTSSLFGFILVLILSGLRKQDGENLQIRKK is encoded by the coding sequence ATGACAGAAACGAAAAATTATACGGGCTTGGCGTGGATTGCCGCTGTCGCCTTTTTTATGCAAACCCTTGATGCGACGATTTTGAATACAGCGTTACCGACGATTTCTCGCAGTCTAAATGAATCGCCACTGAATATGCAGTTGGCAATCATTAGTTATGCCTTAACTGTCGCCTTGTTTATTCCATTAAGTGGTTGGGCGGCGGATAAATTTGGTACGCGGAAGGTTTTTCGTTCTGCCATTGGTATTTTTGTATTGGGATCGGTGGTGTGTGCCTTATCGCACTCTCTGCCACAATTGATTTTTGCCCGTATTTTACAAGGGGCGGGTGGCGCGTTAATGATGCCTGTTGCTCGCTTGGCGATCATCCGTTCTGTACCGAAAAATCAGCTATTAAATGCGTGGAATATTATGGCGATGGCAGGGCTAATTGGACCAATTCTTGGTCCCGTGTTAGGTGGTTTAATCGTTACCTATATGACGTGGCATTGGATTTTCTTAATTAATATTCCTATCGGGCTAGCTGGGATTTTCCTTGCAGGCAGTTATATGCCAAATATGAAAGGGCAAGTGGGGCGTTTAGATAAAGCGGGATTTATGCTGTTTGCCGGTGGACTTGTAGGCTTGACCTTAGGGCTAGATTTAGTGGCAGAGCATTTCACCGCAACTTGGATTGCTTTTTTGGTATTGATTGTGGGGATATTATTTCTCGCCAGTTATTATCTTTATGCCAAACGGGTTCACAACCCATTAATGCCGCTTTCCTTATTCCACATTCGCACCTTCCGTTTAGGTTTTATTGCGAATTTATTTATCCGCCTTTGTGGTTCGGGCGTGCCGTTTTTATTACCTCTTATGCTACAAGTGGTATTCCATTATAGTGCGGAAGCCGCAGGCTGGTTAATGGTGCCTATTGCGGTTAGCTCAATGGCGTTTAAACCGCTTATTCGTGGTATTCTTTCTCGTTTTGGTTATAAGAAAACCCTAATCAGCACCGCCATTGTGATGACTTTGGTGATTGCCGTAATGAGCTTATTACAACGGCATACCCCAATTTGGCAAATGGTGTTGATTTTATTGGCATACGGCGGATGTATGTCGGTCAGTTTTACTGCGATTAATACCTTAACCATTGGCGACTTATCGGACAGTAATGCCAGTGCAGGTTCAACAATGCTTAGTGTGATTCAGCAAGTCGGGATTGGCATTGGCATTGCCGTTTCTTCGGTAATGTTAAATGTGTATCGCAATGTACTGGGTGAAAGTGCCGAACAGTTGCAACAAGCCTTTAGCTTCACTTTCTTAACGTCCAGTTTATTTGGTTTCATTCTCGTACTCATTCTTTCTGGCTTAAGAAAACAAGATGGCGAGAATTTGCAGATAAGAAAAAAATAA
- the mobB gene encoding molybdopterin-guanine dinucleotide biosynthesis protein MobB codes for MRSMLGITGYSGSGKTTLLEKLLPRLAELGLRVAVIKHSHHNAQVDKEGKDSWRMKEAGASQVIMACDRRWALMTETPQPVNLAYLAGQFDPQLTDLILVEGFKHEPIAKILLHRQAMEQALPEIDEKVIALATDYPLSCAVPRLDINQIDHIAAFIFHWYQQQIK; via the coding sequence ATGCGTTCAATGCTTGGCATAACCGGATACAGCGGTAGTGGAAAAACCACTTTATTAGAAAAACTTTTGCCTCGGCTTGCCGAGCTTGGGCTGCGCGTGGCAGTGATTAAGCACAGTCATCATAATGCACAAGTGGACAAGGAAGGCAAGGATAGCTGGCGAATGAAAGAGGCGGGCGCAAGCCAAGTGATAATGGCTTGTGATAGGCGGTGGGCGTTGATGACGGAAACACCACAGCCAGTGAATTTAGCTTATTTGGCAGGGCAATTTGATCCGCAATTGACGGATCTCATTTTGGTGGAAGGCTTTAAGCACGAACCGATTGCAAAGATTTTATTGCATCGTCAAGCCATGGAGCAAGCCTTGCCAGAGATTGATGAGAAAGTCATTGCGCTTGCAACGGATTACCCTTTAAGCTGTGCTGTGCCACGTTTGGATATTAATCAGATTGATCACATTGCTGCATTTATTTTTCATTGGTATCAACAACAAATAAAATAA